Proteins found in one Terribacillus sp. DMT04 genomic segment:
- a CDS encoding ABC transporter ATP-binding protein, whose amino-acid sequence MLKDFFAFYKPYKRLFMLDFGSAVFVALLELAFPIGVNMMVDRLLPTENWNWIVTACILLFIVYGLSTVTQYIVTYWGHKLGINIERDMRKQLFEHMQKLSFRFFDNTKVGNLISRLTNDLFMIGEMAHHGPEDIFIALMTIAGALVIMFFINWPLALMTMLVVPILFWIVLYCNKKMTEASRRMNEDTADFSARIENTVGGIRVVQAFTNEKHEEDRFKVNNERYRLTKLLSYKIMALNLSVTYMLMRFIAVFQLVAGAWFIIQDKMSYGDLVAFILLTNVFFQPIQKIGAIIELYPKGIAGFQRYMDIMRLEPDVKDNPNAKEVGSLSGHIRYDSVSFGYKQESMILKDISFSINAGETVAFVGPSGAGKSTICSLLPRFYEINDGNITIDNVPIKDMTLSSLRSQIGIVQQDVYLFGGTIRENIAYGKLDATDEEIEDAVRRAQLTDFLAELPDGLDTVIGERGVMISGGQKQRISIARVFLKNPPILILDEATSALDTETEIKIQEALEELSEGRTTLVIAHRLATIKHADKIIMVTKQGITEEGKHRDLLDHDGAYRRLYDAQFAH is encoded by the coding sequence TTGTTAAAGGACTTTTTTGCTTTTTATAAACCGTATAAACGGCTGTTCATGCTGGATTTTGGGAGTGCTGTATTTGTTGCACTGTTAGAACTAGCTTTCCCAATCGGAGTCAATATGATGGTGGACCGATTGCTTCCGACTGAAAACTGGAATTGGATTGTCACAGCTTGTATTTTGTTGTTCATCGTCTATGGGTTAAGTACAGTTACGCAGTATATTGTCACTTACTGGGGTCATAAACTAGGAATAAATATTGAACGTGATATGCGTAAGCAATTATTTGAGCATATGCAAAAGCTTAGTTTTCGTTTCTTCGATAATACGAAGGTGGGCAATCTGATTTCTCGACTGACAAACGATTTGTTCATGATCGGAGAAATGGCCCATCATGGACCGGAAGATATATTCATTGCACTGATGACTATTGCAGGCGCCTTGGTTATTATGTTCTTCATCAATTGGCCGCTGGCACTTATGACGATGCTCGTCGTTCCAATTTTGTTCTGGATCGTTCTTTACTGCAATAAGAAAATGACAGAAGCATCGAGAAGGATGAATGAAGACACGGCAGACTTTAGCGCTCGCATTGAAAATACTGTCGGCGGAATTCGGGTTGTACAAGCGTTTACGAATGAGAAGCATGAAGAAGACCGATTTAAGGTCAATAATGAACGTTACCGACTGACAAAATTGCTGTCTTATAAAATTATGGCACTTAATTTATCTGTTACTTACATGCTAATGCGATTCATTGCTGTGTTTCAGCTTGTTGCCGGGGCTTGGTTCATCATTCAGGATAAAATGTCGTACGGTGATTTGGTGGCTTTTATTCTACTGACGAACGTATTCTTCCAGCCGATTCAAAAGATCGGTGCCATCATTGAGCTTTATCCAAAAGGGATTGCCGGTTTTCAGCGTTATATGGATATCATGCGGCTTGAACCGGATGTTAAGGATAATCCGAACGCCAAGGAAGTTGGCTCGCTATCTGGTCATATTCGTTACGACAGCGTTTCTTTTGGTTATAAGCAGGAGAGTATGATACTGAAAGATATCAGCTTTTCCATTAACGCTGGAGAGACCGTTGCTTTTGTCGGTCCATCCGGTGCGGGGAAATCAACCATCTGCAGCTTGCTGCCGCGCTTTTATGAGATCAATGACGGGAACATAACAATTGATAATGTACCAATCAAGGATATGACATTATCATCCTTGCGAAGTCAAATTGGTATTGTGCAGCAGGATGTGTATTTATTCGGAGGAACAATTCGTGAAAATATCGCTTATGGAAAGCTGGATGCCACAGATGAAGAAATTGAGGATGCTGTAAGAAGAGCGCAGCTGACTGATTTTCTAGCTGAATTACCAGATGGATTGGATACTGTGATTGGGGAGCGCGGCGTGATGATCTCCGGTGGTCAGAAACAGCGTATCTCCATTGCACGAGTGTTCCTTAAGAATCCGCCAATCCTCATACTCGATGAAGCAACATCTGCTTTGGATACCGAAACAGAAATCAAAATTCAAGAAGCACTTGAAGAGTTGTCAGAAGGAAGAACGACACTGGTTATCGCGCATCGACTAGCGACAATTAAGCACGCAGATAAAATTATTATGGTAACAAAACAAGGCATTACAGAAGAAGGAAAGCATCGTGATTTGCTGGATCATGATGGTGCGTATCGTCGGTTATATGATGCGCAATTTGCACATTAA
- a CDS encoding LytTR family transcriptional regulator DNA-binding domain-containing protein, whose protein sequence is MTTTLKFDNLSKTSHNTTLLPPIDMELEAGECYVIRCNKVIGSMLLQIIAKQENPSTGSVLLFDENIEKLKSVHDRIGFLYLDDAPYTRMRVKEYLAFFRKLYSSTVDLHDVMQQVGLRDVQNVRISKLTFSQERRLQIGRLILQDQPILIMEEPEQNVDLETSLIIHRLIEELKKKEKTILLTTIDLENALALTKNVYSLTDKACKQIVVEEEADELTESEVDVQPVKLEKIPAKIDDKIILFNPFDINFIESSEGVAQLHLQDGVYPCTYTLQELESRLRAFGFFRCHRSYLVNLQQVKEVVTWTRNSYSLILDDHTRSSVPLSKSRFEELKGMLGL, encoded by the coding sequence ATGACAACAACATTGAAATTCGATAATCTTAGCAAAACTTCTCACAATACCACCTTGCTGCCTCCAATAGATATGGAGCTTGAAGCTGGTGAATGCTATGTCATCCGCTGTAATAAAGTCATTGGGAGCATGCTGCTTCAAATAATTGCCAAACAAGAAAATCCATCTACGGGTAGTGTACTACTATTTGATGAAAATATCGAAAAACTAAAATCTGTTCATGATCGAATTGGTTTTTTGTATTTGGATGATGCACCCTACACACGAATGCGCGTAAAGGAATACTTGGCTTTCTTTCGTAAGCTTTACAGCAGTACAGTTGATCTTCATGATGTTATGCAGCAAGTTGGCCTGCGGGATGTGCAAAATGTACGAATTAGCAAATTGACATTTTCGCAAGAGCGCAGACTGCAGATTGGCAGATTAATACTGCAGGACCAGCCAATATTGATAATGGAAGAGCCAGAACAAAATGTCGACCTTGAGACCAGCTTGATTATTCACCGGTTAATTGAGGAGCTGAAAAAGAAGGAGAAAACAATTCTCCTTACTACAATAGACTTGGAGAATGCTTTAGCACTTACGAAAAACGTCTATTCTTTGACAGATAAAGCTTGTAAACAAATTGTTGTAGAAGAGGAAGCGGATGAGCTCACGGAAAGTGAAGTAGATGTTCAGCCAGTTAAGCTGGAGAAAATTCCAGCAAAGATTGACGATAAGATCATTCTTTTTAATCCATTTGATATTAACTTTATCGAAAGCAGTGAGGGCGTAGCACAGCTGCATCTTCAAGATGGAGTTTATCCTTGTACATATACACTTCAAGAATTAGAGAGCCGTTTACGAGCTTTTGGTTTTTTCCGCTGCCACCGTTCGTACTTGGTTAATCTGCAGCAGGTGAAGGAAGTCGTGACCTGGACAAGAAATAGTTATAGTTTAATTTTAGATGATCACACACGCAGCTCTGTTCCGTTGTCGAAGAGCCGCTTCGAAGAATTAAAGGGAATGCTCGGCTTGTGA
- a CDS encoding glycosyltransferase family 8 protein encodes MHHKDTIHIVSSADDNYAHHLGVMLTSLLSNVKKNRRVMLYVIDGGITKTNKRMLMKTTMQFGTPIRFLSVNTDSYKNATESRYINKTAYYRISIPEVITDPNVERVIYIDCDTLVLTDVSELQELNLDGKMLAAVEDAGQLQRLEKMNITNEGRYFNSGMMVIDMENWRNHSISDKVLRFINENNDPDYLYLHDQDALNAILWDKWKPIHPRWNAQSFIILKTKTPKDLAERKRHKEARQSPAIVHFTGANKPWNSDVGHPYAPLYFKFLQQTAWKTLPGKKAQEVYAD; translated from the coding sequence TTGCATCACAAAGATACGATTCATATTGTTTCTAGTGCGGATGATAATTACGCGCATCACTTAGGTGTGATGCTGACATCATTGCTTTCGAATGTTAAGAAGAACAGACGCGTCATGTTATACGTAATCGATGGCGGCATTACAAAAACAAATAAACGAATGCTGATGAAGACAACGATGCAATTCGGTACGCCAATTCGCTTCCTCTCTGTAAATACGGACTCATATAAAAATGCCACGGAAAGCAGGTATATCAATAAAACAGCTTATTATCGCATATCTATTCCTGAAGTGATAACAGATCCAAACGTGGAACGAGTTATCTACATCGACTGTGATACATTAGTATTGACCGATGTCTCGGAGCTGCAGGAACTGAACTTGGACGGGAAAATGCTTGCAGCTGTCGAGGATGCTGGGCAGCTGCAGCGTTTGGAGAAGATGAATATTACGAACGAAGGCAGATACTTCAATTCTGGTATGATGGTGATTGATATGGAGAATTGGCGTAATCATTCTATTTCGGATAAAGTACTGCGGTTTATTAATGAAAACAATGATCCCGATTATCTGTACTTACATGACCAAGATGCACTGAATGCAATTCTATGGGATAAGTGGAAGCCAATCCATCCAAGATGGAACGCGCAATCGTTTATCATTTTGAAAACGAAAACACCAAAAGACCTTGCAGAGCGTAAACGTCACAAAGAAGCGCGGCAATCACCTGCAATTGTCCATTTCACTGGTGCGAACAAACCGTGGAACTCGGATGTCGGACATCCGTACGCACCGTTATATTTTAAGTTTCTGCAGCAAACAGCTTGGAAAACTTTGCCCGGAAAGAAAGCACAGGAAGTATACGCTGACTGA
- a CDS encoding sugar porter family MFS transporter encodes MQKKQSNSLLYFFGALGGLLYGYDTGVISGALLYIDEDLGLNSFTEGLIVSSLLVGAIISAAITGRVTDKIGRKKTIIAAGILFFIGALGAAVAVNVTTMVIARVILGLAVGASTTIVPLYLSELAPKEKRGSLASLNQLLITIGILSSYLVNYAFSDAGAWRWMLGLAVIPAVILIIGMFFMPESPRWLLTAGKEDKARSILKRVRGENASIEDEISEIQKAEKEDEGGIKELFSSWVRPALIAGLGLAFLQQFIGINTIIYYAPSTFTSAGFGNSAAILGTVGIGTVNVLMTLIAIKIVDKVNRKTLLMAGNIGMVVSLIALSTINLLAPDSIVATWAIIICLGLFIVAFSTTWGPVVWIMLPELFPTKVRGIGTGAATFALHGANLIVSLLFPILLEAIGISYLFYIFAVIGILAFLFVKFFTTETRGKSLEQIEDDLRKRSIG; translated from the coding sequence ATGCAGAAAAAACAATCCAATAGCTTGCTGTATTTCTTTGGCGCCCTCGGCGGCTTGCTGTATGGATATGATACTGGGGTCATCTCTGGTGCTTTACTTTACATTGATGAAGACCTCGGATTAAACTCCTTTACAGAAGGTCTTATTGTAAGTTCTCTATTAGTCGGCGCCATCATTAGCGCGGCCATTACTGGACGAGTGACAGATAAAATTGGGCGTAAGAAAACAATTATTGCAGCCGGCATTTTGTTCTTTATCGGTGCATTAGGTGCAGCTGTGGCAGTGAATGTCACTACAATGGTAATTGCTCGAGTCATTCTTGGTCTAGCTGTCGGTGCTTCGACGACAATTGTACCTTTATATTTATCCGAGCTCGCTCCAAAAGAGAAACGCGGCTCACTCGCTTCCTTGAATCAGTTACTAATTACAATTGGTATCTTATCATCTTACTTAGTAAATTATGCATTTTCAGATGCAGGCGCATGGCGCTGGATGCTAGGTCTAGCTGTCATTCCTGCAGTAATCTTGATAATCGGTATGTTCTTCATGCCTGAAAGCCCGCGCTGGCTTCTTACAGCAGGAAAAGAAGACAAGGCACGGAGCATTTTAAAAAGAGTCCGCGGAGAGAATGCTTCCATTGAAGATGAAATCTCTGAAATTCAAAAAGCTGAAAAAGAAGATGAAGGCGGTATCAAGGAATTATTCTCCAGCTGGGTCAGACCAGCATTAATCGCAGGTTTAGGTCTTGCCTTCCTTCAGCAGTTTATAGGAATCAACACGATTATTTACTATGCTCCAAGTACTTTCACAAGTGCTGGCTTTGGTAACTCAGCTGCGATACTCGGCACTGTCGGTATTGGTACAGTTAACGTATTGATGACACTTATCGCTATTAAGATAGTTGATAAAGTAAATCGCAAAACACTATTGATGGCAGGTAATATCGGAATGGTGGTCAGCTTAATCGCACTCTCCACTATTAATTTGCTGGCTCCAGACTCTATCGTTGCGACGTGGGCCATTATTATCTGTTTAGGCCTATTCATTGTTGCCTTTTCAACAACATGGGGACCTGTCGTGTGGATCATGCTTCCTGAGCTATTTCCAACGAAAGTACGCGGAATCGGAACAGGCGCTGCAACATTCGCTTTACACGGTGCCAACTTGATTGTATCTCTGTTATTCCCGATCTTGTTAGAAGCAATTGGTATCAGCTACCTGTTCTATATCTTCGCCGTTATCGGTATCCTGGCCTTCCTATTCGTGAAATTCTTTACAACAGAAACACGCGGAAAGAGCTTGGAACAAATTGAAGATGATTTGCGCAAACGCAGCATAGGTTAA
- a CDS encoding ABC transporter permease → MNTARLSAIIVKEYHDLKANVQVLMMVILPAFMAVLYSRMGSGDGGLFSFVFVSLFSLVFVTMYVQSMLISEEKEKNTLQSLLMSPANTTEILIGKSIMTTVITIVSLFISWLIMDIEISNIGILLIVLLLSTVLFLCIGTVVGLVSKNLIQTGVYIMPFMFLFGFAPMIQMYFEDGVVGNIISYSPSVYIMDISVSALEGQSFSSYQTDLLWLTGWTIVGVLAAYVLLKKKNLSS, encoded by the coding sequence ATGAATACAGCGCGTTTATCAGCAATAATCGTAAAAGAATATCATGATTTAAAAGCAAATGTCCAAGTTTTAATGATGGTTATACTCCCTGCATTCATGGCAGTCTTATACAGCCGAATGGGCAGTGGTGACGGGGGATTGTTTAGTTTTGTTTTTGTCTCTTTATTCTCTCTTGTCTTCGTTACCATGTATGTTCAGTCTATGCTCATTTCAGAGGAGAAAGAAAAAAATACGTTACAGTCTCTGCTTATGTCACCGGCAAATACAACAGAAATACTAATCGGGAAAAGCATTATGACAACAGTAATAACAATCGTGTCCTTATTTATTTCTTGGTTGATTATGGATATTGAGATTTCAAATATAGGCATACTGCTGATTGTTCTGCTTTTATCAACCGTATTGTTCCTATGTATTGGAACAGTAGTTGGTCTAGTCAGTAAGAATTTGATTCAGACTGGTGTATATATTATGCCATTTATGTTTTTGTTCGGTTTTGCTCCAATGATTCAAATGTATTTTGAAGATGGAGTTGTTGGTAATATTATCAGTTATTCGCCAAGTGTCTATATTATGGATATATCGGTGAGTGCGCTTGAAGGGCAAAGTTTCTCTTCTTACCAAACAGACTTGTTGTGGTTAACGGGCTGGACCATTGTCGGAGTTCTTGCCGCATACGTACTTCTTAAAAAGAAAAATCTCTCCAGCTAA
- a CDS encoding nitroreductase family protein, whose translation MTQDFFKALENRRSIYSLAKESPVSDERIQEIVEFAVTYTPSAFNSQSTRVIVLLGDKHDRFWDITEDQLRAVVPADNFAPTEEKIASFRNGYGTVLFFEDETVVKGLQEQFALYADNFPIWSEQTSGMHQLVVWTALEMEGLGASLQHYNPLVDEAIQKEWDIPTNWKLRGQMPFGKPTMPAGDKEFKPLEERVKVIK comes from the coding sequence ATGACACAAGATTTTTTCAAAGCACTGGAAAACAGAAGATCTATCTATAGTTTGGCAAAAGAATCTCCTGTATCAGATGAGCGAATTCAGGAAATCGTAGAGTTTGCTGTGACGTACACGCCATCTGCTTTTAATTCGCAAAGCACACGTGTGATTGTTCTACTTGGCGACAAGCACGATCGCTTCTGGGATATTACAGAGGATCAGCTTCGAGCAGTTGTTCCGGCAGATAACTTTGCACCTACGGAAGAGAAGATTGCGTCTTTCCGGAATGGCTACGGAACAGTGTTATTCTTCGAGGATGAGACAGTTGTAAAAGGTTTACAAGAACAATTTGCTCTTTATGCGGATAACTTCCCAATCTGGTCTGAACAAACGTCTGGTATGCACCAGCTTGTTGTGTGGACTGCTTTGGAAATGGAAGGCCTTGGTGCAAGCTTGCAGCATTATAACCCACTGGTTGATGAAGCAATTCAAAAGGAATGGGACATCCCAACAAACTGGAAGCTTCGTGGACAAATGCCTTTCGGTAAACCAACAATGCCAGCAGGAGATAAAGAATTCAAACCGCTGGAAGAGCGTGTGAAAGTAATTAAATAG
- a CDS encoding Cof-type HAD-IIB family hydrolase, whose translation MIAIDLDGTLLNTESQIPEENKAAIKRALEADMLVAISTGRATFDVKSLVGDDLDIPIIASNGGTVHDYGYELLNKVTFEKELAKEIAASLIEQDVYFEVYTETELLSPYNGEEKLKAELDKVSSANPDESMEQLWIGAMSQFKQSGIRFVPNIEHIFTEESTIFKILCFSFDLDNLARAYKTVNQDNRIAVTSSGEHIIEILPKKSGKGYAVSMLAEKYKISKEDVYAVGDSPNDISMFEVAGNGVAMENAMTELMEIATHVTKSNDELGVAYFLDKLIAGEQDELRRVEEGV comes from the coding sequence ATGATTGCAATTGACCTGGATGGAACATTACTAAATACGGAAAGTCAAATCCCCGAAGAAAATAAAGCAGCAATTAAACGTGCACTAGAAGCAGATATGCTGGTAGCTATTAGCACTGGTCGTGCTACCTTCGATGTAAAATCACTTGTAGGTGACGATCTGGATATACCGATTATCGCTTCTAATGGTGGTACAGTTCATGACTATGGATATGAATTGCTTAATAAGGTTACCTTTGAAAAGGAGCTGGCAAAAGAGATTGCAGCTTCTCTTATTGAGCAGGATGTGTATTTCGAAGTCTATACCGAAACAGAGCTGCTTTCTCCTTATAATGGAGAAGAAAAGCTTAAAGCAGAATTGGATAAAGTGAGTTCCGCTAACCCGGACGAAAGCATGGAGCAGCTTTGGATTGGTGCCATGTCTCAGTTCAAGCAATCCGGAATTCGTTTTGTGCCGAATATAGAACATATATTTACAGAAGAGAGTACTATTTTCAAAATTCTTTGCTTCAGCTTTGACCTGGACAACTTGGCGAGGGCCTATAAAACCGTCAATCAGGATAATCGAATTGCAGTAACTTCCTCTGGTGAACATATAATTGAGATTTTGCCTAAGAAGTCGGGTAAAGGGTATGCCGTTTCCATGCTGGCTGAAAAATACAAAATCAGCAAGGAAGATGTGTATGCAGTGGGGGACAGCCCGAACGATATCAGCATGTTTGAAGTCGCCGGAAATGGTGTGGCGATGGAAAATGCGATGACAGAGCTGATGGAGATTGCAACGCATGTAACAAAGTCAAATGACGAATTAGGTGTGGCTTACTTCTTGGACAAGCTCATTGCTGGTGAGCAGGACGAACTGCGGCGTGTAGAAGAAGGTGTGTGA
- a CDS encoding transcription repressor NadR, with protein sequence MGEEKKKLLGKARRSWLLEKLQAAEGPLKGSVLAKEANVSRQVIVGDVTLLKAEQHPIIATSEGYLLHQQSGQAAEKIVVCQHLPERTEEELQLLVDLGVTVKDVRVEHPVYGLMTASIMVSNRREVKQFISRISQGKAGYLSELTGGIHLHTLAAEDEDVLEEAVVALTDHGFLLKEWD encoded by the coding sequence ATGGGTGAAGAAAAGAAGAAGCTATTAGGTAAAGCGAGGCGGAGTTGGCTGCTGGAGAAGCTGCAAGCAGCAGAAGGTCCTTTAAAGGGCAGTGTATTGGCAAAAGAAGCAAACGTCAGCAGGCAGGTGATTGTTGGGGATGTAACACTGCTAAAAGCGGAACAGCACCCGATCATTGCCACCAGCGAAGGATATTTGCTGCATCAACAGTCAGGTCAGGCAGCTGAAAAGATTGTTGTTTGTCAGCATCTGCCGGAAAGAACAGAAGAAGAATTACAGCTGCTCGTCGACTTGGGGGTTACCGTGAAGGATGTACGAGTGGAGCATCCGGTTTATGGATTGATGACCGCTTCTATTATGGTCTCCAATCGCAGAGAAGTGAAACAGTTTATCAGCAGAATTTCTCAAGGTAAAGCAGGCTATTTGTCAGAGCTGACAGGTGGTATTCATCTTCATACGTTAGCGGCTGAAGATGAGGATGTTCTGGAGGAAGCAGTCGTGGCACTAACTGATCATGGCTTCCTTTTGAAAGAATGGGATTGA
- a CDS encoding ABC transporter ATP-binding protein, translating into MDYALQVKNLSKVFGQQQALQQVTFHVKKGEIFGFLGPSGSGKTTTVKILTGQLLPTAGDVTILGKNASKMNGADLGRIGILTDNSGLYERMTIKDNLEFYAKLYNAPAGRVEEVLQLVGLAEEKKKPVKKLSKGMKQRVLLARAVLHKPDVLFLDEPTSALDPGNVLKMHDLLRDLNRQGTTIFLTTHNMEEAAQLCDRVAFLHEGQIREMDAPKLLQRKYAKNTIHLELKNGNNETIPNDAAGAEQLYQYMQAEEILAVHSDQPTLGDIFIEVTGRKLA; encoded by the coding sequence ATGGATTACGCATTACAAGTGAAGAACTTATCTAAGGTATTCGGACAGCAGCAAGCACTTCAGCAAGTTACATTCCATGTAAAAAAGGGAGAGATCTTCGGTTTTCTGGGACCGAGCGGATCGGGGAAGACGACGACTGTTAAAATCCTGACTGGTCAACTTTTACCGACTGCTGGCGACGTTACTATACTTGGAAAAAACGCATCGAAAATGAATGGTGCAGATTTAGGACGTATTGGTATTTTGACAGATAACAGCGGATTGTATGAAAGAATGACCATTAAAGATAATTTGGAATTTTATGCAAAGTTGTATAATGCCCCAGCTGGTCGCGTGGAAGAAGTTTTACAGTTAGTCGGTCTGGCAGAAGAGAAGAAGAAGCCGGTGAAAAAGCTGTCTAAAGGTATGAAGCAGCGTGTACTGCTCGCCCGCGCCGTGCTTCATAAACCAGACGTGTTATTTTTAGATGAACCAACATCCGCATTAGATCCGGGAAATGTCCTGAAGATGCACGATTTGCTGCGTGATTTGAATCGTCAAGGAACGACGATTTTCTTGACTACACACAACATGGAAGAAGCTGCTCAGCTTTGTGATCGGGTTGCCTTCCTTCATGAAGGACAGATACGCGAGATGGATGCCCCGAAGCTATTGCAGCGAAAATATGCTAAGAACACCATTCATTTAGAACTGAAAAATGGAAACAATGAGACCATCCCAAATGATGCAGCTGGTGCAGAACAACTATATCAGTACATGCAGGCAGAGGAGATTCTTGCTGTGCATTCAGATCAGCCAACGTTAGGAGATATATTTATTGAAGTGACAGGGAGGAAATTGGCATGA
- a CDS encoding SDR family oxidoreductase produces the protein MQKTVVITGANAGMGFAATVALARKGHTVCMLCRSEERGQHALEQAKQQSGSADIHLYACDLASFSSIHTCAEVLKSNHPVIDVLLNNAGVVTTKKQYTEDGLEMMMGVNHLGHFLLTNLLLEPIKAASQGRIIVLSSGAYKIGKISLDEVGESASFTPWQNYGHSKLANLLFTKELSLRLHHSNATVNAVHPGAVSTSLGVDRQTGFGRRVHQLLRPFFQTPAEGADTALYLAESPEVKYVSGGYFYKRRIQEVKGQADDAELAKKFWAISERKVGLTV, from the coding sequence ATGCAGAAAACCGTTGTCATTACAGGAGCGAATGCAGGTATGGGTTTTGCAGCAACAGTAGCCTTAGCCAGAAAAGGACACACCGTTTGTATGCTCTGCCGCTCTGAAGAACGCGGACAACATGCACTCGAGCAAGCCAAACAGCAAAGCGGCTCAGCAGACATACACCTTTACGCATGCGACTTGGCTTCATTTTCGAGTATTCATACATGTGCAGAGGTACTGAAATCTAACCACCCTGTCATCGACGTTCTACTTAACAACGCCGGTGTTGTCACAACGAAAAAGCAATATACTGAGGATGGCTTGGAAATGATGATGGGCGTCAATCATCTCGGACATTTTCTGTTAACTAATTTGCTGTTAGAGCCAATCAAGGCAGCTTCCCAAGGACGCATCATTGTTCTTTCTTCCGGCGCTTATAAAATCGGTAAAATCAGCTTGGATGAAGTAGGGGAATCCGCATCATTTACACCGTGGCAAAACTACGGACATAGTAAACTTGCCAATTTATTATTTACCAAGGAATTGTCTCTGCGTCTCCATCATTCCAATGCAACGGTAAATGCTGTTCACCCCGGTGCGGTAAGTACAAGTCTCGGAGTAGACAGACAAACCGGATTTGGCAGAAGGGTTCATCAGCTGCTTCGGCCTTTCTTCCAAACGCCTGCAGAAGGTGCAGATACGGCATTATATTTAGCGGAGAGTCCAGAAGTAAAATATGTGTCAGGCGGTTACTTTTATAAAAGAAGAATTCAAGAAGTAAAAGGACAAGCAGATGATGCCGAATTGGCTAAGAAGTTTTGGGCCATTAGTGAACGAAAAGTGGGATTGACCGTGTGA
- a CDS encoding flavin reductase family protein translates to MYTLDANNLPAKTHYKILSGSIIPRPIAFVTTMSDKVINAAPFSYFSVVSADPPLVSISVQRNGTKQKDTARHAIATGELVVHITSEAIVEEMNKTAATLSEEESELELTSFTLAPSTYISVPGIAEASIRMECTLYDHIEIKKEDGQTTADLLLAKVVGYHLSPDVYDKETGYLDAQSIQPTSRLAGNDYSKLGELFTLKRPK, encoded by the coding sequence ATGTATACCTTAGACGCAAACAATCTTCCAGCAAAGACACATTATAAAATACTATCAGGCAGTATCATTCCAAGACCAATCGCTTTCGTCACTACTATGTCAGATAAGGTCATTAATGCCGCACCGTTCAGCTATTTCTCTGTTGTTAGTGCGGATCCACCATTAGTCAGCATATCCGTCCAGAGAAATGGTACGAAACAAAAAGACACTGCTCGTCATGCTATTGCTACCGGCGAGTTAGTAGTGCATATCACTTCAGAGGCTATCGTTGAGGAAATGAATAAGACGGCAGCCACTTTATCAGAAGAGGAAAGTGAACTAGAGCTCACTTCTTTCACGTTAGCACCAAGTACGTATATCTCGGTTCCTGGCATAGCAGAAGCATCCATTCGAATGGAATGCACTTTGTATGACCATATTGAAATTAAAAAGGAAGATGGCCAGACAACCGCAGACCTCTTGCTCGCTAAAGTAGTTGGATACCATCTTTCTCCCGATGTTTATGACAAGGAAACAGGCTATCTTGATGCTCAATCTATTCAGCCAACCAGCCGATTAGCAGGCAATGATTACAGCAAGCTGGGTGAGTTATTCACATTGAAGCGCCCTAAATAA
- a CDS encoding YueI family protein, which translates to MKKDIDDYLNEGIYGVKETKAGERKEFLGTLRERTIFALTEGEVVQQKGINQLTDAMKQYPDASLRLSGEVSTRFFKPYKKAAADYNIAYTSVTNQDVDADLALVLHVDHAIHKDDIYLHEEESTIAEQAEEKEQSFTSMLKNIFKR; encoded by the coding sequence TTGAAAAAAGATATTGATGATTATTTAAATGAAGGAATATATGGTGTGAAAGAAACGAAAGCCGGTGAGAGAAAGGAGTTCCTTGGCACCTTGCGGGAACGGACCATTTTTGCCCTAACAGAAGGAGAAGTTGTGCAGCAAAAAGGCATTAATCAGTTAACAGATGCGATGAAGCAATACCCAGATGCATCCTTGCGATTGTCCGGAGAAGTAAGCACACGATTTTTTAAACCATATAAAAAAGCAGCAGCTGACTATAACATCGCTTATACGTCAGTGACTAATCAAGATGTTGATGCAGATTTAGCACTCGTATTGCATGTTGATCATGCAATACATAAAGATGATATCTATCTGCATGAGGAGGAATCGACCATAGCTGAACAAGCAGAAGAGAAGGAGCAGTCCTTCACTTCTATGCTTAAGAATATCTTTAAACGGTAA